The sequence below is a genomic window from Streptosporangium lutulentum.
CTGGTGATCGCGTAGATCGTGACGATGGTGGTTTTGCCGGTGCGGCGGTCGGTGCGGCGGCGTTTGACCTGGATGGCCTGGGCGGCGTGGGGGAAGGGCAGGCCGGGCCGGACGGTGCAGATCTTCAGGCGGCGGATCTCGCGGCGGCCGTGGCCGCGGGTATCGGTGCGGTCGTTGAGCAGGGCGTGGCGCCAGGGCAGAGCCTTGAGCCGGCGGTGCAAGGTGGGCTGGTTGCCTTTGACGATGAATAGGTAATGGCCGCCGGAGTCGATGATCTGGCGGGCATGGGCGTGCTGGGTATGCAGGGCGTCGGCGGTGACTACCACGTCGGACAGGTCCAGGCCGGACAGCAGGGGCGCAACTGCAGGGATCTCGTTGCTCTTGGCGGTGACCTGGCGTTGGGCGACGACGGTCTGGGTGTCGTGGCGCAAGGCGGCCAGCAGGTGCACCGTGCCGTTGGCGGTGCGACTGCCGCGTAGGGTCTTGCCGTCGATGGCCAGGCCGGTCAGCGGTGGTCGGCTTTCGGGGTGGTCGGTGGCGGGCGGGCCGTCGGCGGCGAGGGTGGCCAGGTAGGTGCCGGTCGCGGTGTCGAAGGCGTCGCCGTCCAGGCGGGCGAGTAGTCGCCGCAGGGTGCTGGCGGCCAGGCGAACGGTGCCGGGGAGCCCGGCACGAGACAGGATGTCCGGGTCGTATCCGTGGATGGATCTGTTGATCGCCGCTATGGAGGTGGCTCCGCTGAGTACGGCGAGCAGGGTTAGGGCCAGCAGTGGGCCGAGTCGGTAGCGACGTCCGCGGTGGCTGCGTGGGTCGGGCAGGGTGCCCAGTACCTCGGCCAGCGCGGGCAGATCGGTCGATGGGTCGAAAGCGGGGACGTGCTCCAAGTGGCGGGCGAGCACGTTGATCGGGAATGATGGCACGCGAACGCGGCCCCTGTTCTTGATCGACTGGCTAGACACCGACGATCATCAGGGGTCGCGTTTGTCATCTCCGCATCGGGGTGGCCTCTACTGCCAGCCCGCTGCAGGGCTGCGACCGTCTCAGCAGCCGAGAACGCCTCAGCCTTGCACCTGCGGCGGGGATTTATCGATGAACCGGTAGGAATTGAGCGTCTCCAGCACCGCATGGCGCTCATCACGCGACAGCGCGTTGGGCGGGGCCGGCCGCGGCGCGGCCACCGGGGCGGGCCGGGGATTGCGCCGCCGAGTGCAGTGTCGCCCGCGAGATACCGGTCAGCCGGCAGGCGTTCGTGGTGTCGAGCATCCGCTCCAGCTGCTCGAACGCCTCGTTGATCACGCGTCCGGCTTCGCCGGCGTGCTGGGCTCCTCGCTCTCGGACAGCAGTTCCAAGAGCTCGTGTGCTTTTCCCAAGATCGCCAGCGCCTTCTTGGTCCTGGCCAGCTCCGCGGCGAGCTTCTCATTCTCCCGCCGCAGCTTGTCGGCTTCCTTCTCCGCCGGGCTCTTGGCGTCTTTGCGCACCGGCGGCTTGGGCTCCAGCGCCTGCAGGGCCCCGTGGTCGCGGGCCAGCCGCCAGTCCAGGATGTGCGTGGAATACAGCCCCTCGCGGCGCAGCAGCGCACCCTTGGCGCCCGGCTCGGTCAACGCGTCGTACTCGGCCACGATCCGCAGTTTGTAGTCCGCGCTGAACCTCCGCCGCCTGGGCCGCTCGGCCCGCGGCCCTTCCGGCTCCGAACTCACACTTCCATCATCACGCACGCCGGCACCCAGGTCGGCAGCAGTCAAAGTCACGATCGTCAACGGTCCTGTCTCGCCCTATTCGAAGCTCAGAAGGGTACTTCATCCCCATGTCTCACCCGAGCCTGCCAAAGAGGGAACCGGCAACGACCCCATCGCCACGGACGGCTCTTGGCCCTACGCTCATCCAGCTGAGTACGAATACTCACGCGCCGTTCTGGCGGCCTTTATACGCTTCGATCATGTTTCTGAAGCTGGCCACCACCGGACAGTGGCTCGAGTGGACAGCCGCCGTCGCGGCGGTCGCAGCCGCCGCTGGCCTCTGGCTCTGGTGGACGGCCCCTTGGGACAACGGCAACGACCGCTGGAAACTGGTGGCCGCCCAGTCATCGGTCACCTACGGACAGGTCATCGCCACCGGCGAGCACGACGCCTGGGCTTTCGGCTGGGACATCCTCGGCATCGGCGCCTGGCTTCCGATGGTCGACGGCCCGCACCGTCCCACAGCCTTCCACTGGGACGGCGACCGCTGGACGAAAAGCGACTTCCTGGGCAAACTCGGCGGCATCGGCCCGGTCGCCGCGTCCGCCCCCTCCAACGTGTGGGCCCTGGCCGGCGAGGACAACACCTCCGTCCTGCGCTGGGACGGACGCGCCTGGACGATCGTACAGAAGCTGCCCGCTACGGCCGGGAGCCTCGCCGTCACCGCTGACAACGACGTGTGGGTCTTCGGCGACCACACGGCCTGGCACTACAACGGCGCCACCTGGTCCGAACAGAGTGTCTCCTTCCGCGCCTTCCGGGTCAACGCCCGCTCCGCCTCCGACATCTGGGCCCTCGACGGCGACGCCCCCTGGGTGCACCACTTCGACGGCAAAGTCTGGACTCGGGTCAACCTGACCGCGGCGCTACCGAAGGCCCCGCCCCCGTCCGACGATTCCCCGCCCGACCCGACCGGCCCTCGGCTGACCGCCATCACCGCCGATCCGTCCGGCATCTGGATCACCGGGGAGATCGGGGCGTCGTCGTTCCTGCTCTACCAGACCGGTTCCGGCTGGCGCAGCGAGGACACTTCCGCGAAGGCCGGTCGCATGGTCCGTGACCTCCCACCTGTCCCCGACGGCAGGGGCGGCCACTGGTTTCTCGGCTCCACCGACATCAACGGTTACGACTCCGCCCTCGCCCACCGCGACCCCTCCGGCCACTGGACCAGCGTTCCATCCGGCGGTGAACTGACCTCGCTGTCGGCCGTCCCCGGCGGCCCGCTCCTGGCCACCGGAGTGATCGGCAAAGCTTCAGGCGTCTTCCGCAACCTTCCCTGAAGAGCACCCTGCAGAAGCAACCAGTCGGACATGACTTGACAGGTTAGGCAGATCGGATGTCTGCGATCTTCGCGTTCGTAGCGCGACGCTCTATCCACTGAGCCACACGGGCGTTGAGGCGAAGCTACTGGGTCACCCCGACAGCCTCACCCCGGTAACGCGACGCCCGAGCACCCATCTAGGCAGGCGAACCACGCCAGCGGCTCGCACCGGACCTGAACCGAGAACGGAAGCTGCTGGCTGGCCGCCTAACCGGTGGCGCTCCGGACGCTACCGGCCTTCGGGGAGGATCGGGCTGGGTGTCTCATTCAATCTGAGGCATTCGGCGTTTTGTCTCACGTATCTGAGGCATGATCGTCGTTCTTGCTTCACTGCGAGCAACCTGTGTAGAGACATCAGCGCTGCTCAGAGCTTCACCAGGGTGGCTACTGCGGCGGTTCCGCGGGCGGCTCAGCGGCCGTCCGGCGCTCGCGTTCCTGCTGCAGGCGCTCTTTCAGGTGGACGGGTGCCAGAGGCAGCCGCTGGAGCCGGGTGAGTGGTGCGTCCTCGTCGTTCTGGGCGAGGAGCAGCAGGTTGTCGGCGAGCCGGGTGAGCCTTCTGGTCTCCTCCGCGGCACCTGCCACCGCCAGGGTGAGTTCGGCCCTGCTGCGGCCGGGCCGGGTGGCGAGGTCGAGCTCCGCCTGCAGTACGGCGAGCGGACTGCGCAGTTCGTGCCCGGCCTCGGCGACGAAACGGCGTTGCCGCCACAACGAGGACTGCAGGCGGGCGAGCAGGTCGTTGAAGGTCAGGGCGAGCGCGGCGATCTCGTCTCGGGTGCGCGGCACGTCGAGGCGGGCCGCCGGGTCGCGGACGTGCATGTCCGACGCCGTCCGGCGCATCCGCTCCACCGGGCGCAGGGCCGTACCCGCCAGCAGCCAGACGCCGGCCGCGCCGAGGAGGGCCAGGCCGGTCGCGCCCACCGCCAGATCCTGGCGCACCCGGGCCAGCGCGGCCGTCGCCGGCTCCAGCGAGCCGCCGACCAGGACCACCCAGACGCCGGAGGAGCGGGCCACCGTCTGGGTGAGAAGCCGTAGCGGTTCGCCGTTGAGATCCCGGGTGAGGTGGCCGGGGGCGCGCCGGGCGGTATCCAGCTCGGCGGGGGTGAGCAGCGGTCTGCCTCCGATGGATTCGGACGCCACGGCCAGGGCTCCGCCCGGGGTGAAGACCTGGGTGAACGTGGCTCGCGATGAACTGATCCGTTCCGGCTCGTCCTGGAAGTCGAGGGCGGCGCCGTTCTCGGACACGATCTGGGTGACCTCCTCCGCCCGGCTCTCCAGGGCGGCGTCCATGGAGGCGATCAGGCCGGTCTGCATCTGTCGTTCGAACACCACCTCCCCGCCCGCGGCAAGAAGGATCGTGGCGAGAAGGTAGGCCAGCAGCAGCCGGATCCGGATCGGCACGCTAACTCCCGCACGGATCGCGCAACCGGTAACCGGCGCCGCGCACGGTCTCCAGATCGGCGCGTGCGAACGGCCGGTCGATCTTCCGTCGCAGCAGCCCGACGTACTGGTCGACGACGTTCGACACGTTGTCGTAGGCGAAGTCCCACACGTGCTCCAGGATCTGGGTGCGGCTCAGCACTACGCCGGGGTGCCGCAGGAATAGCTCCAGGACCGCGAACTCCTTGGCCGCGAGCTCGATCTCCGTCTCGCCGCGCCACGCGCGCCGTGACGCCGGATCCAGTCGCAGGTCCCCGACCTGGAGCACCGCGGGCCGCTCGTGGGCGCCACGCCGGATCAGGGCGCGGATGCGGGCCGCCAACTCGGGGAAGCTGAACGGTTTGGCCAGGTAGTCGTCGGCTCCGGCGTCCAGGCCTTGGACCCGGTCCGCCACGGCGTCGAGGGCGGTCAGCATCAGCACCGGCGCCCACCGCTCGGCGGCGCGCAGACGCCTGCAGACCTCGAATCCGTCGAATCCGGGGAGCATCACATCCAGCACGATCGCGTCGTAGTCGTGTTCGGTCGCCCGCCACAGGGCGTCCTCGCTGTGGGTGGCCACATCGACCGCGTAGCCCTCTTCTGTCAGACCGCGCCGTAGGAGAACGGCCATCTGCGCGTTGTCCTCGACGACCAGTAAGCGCACGTCACACCTTCCCTACATCTATGCGTGGCTAGCGTCGCCACACGTCAGCGACATCACGAAGGGAAGTAACCGCACTATGAGAAAGACCCCGATCACCGTAGGCGCCCTGATCACTGCCTCGATCCTCACCCTGGGGGTCGGTTTCGGCGCCGCCTCGTCCGCGGCGGCGCAATCCCCCGCCGGCACTGCCGTGACCGGCACCCGGCTCCATCCGGTCCAGGTGGCGCCCACGCCCGATCCCGCGGACTCGACCGAACCCGCGGAATCCGCGGAGCCCAAGGGCGACACCTCCGAGGGAGCAACCGAACAGGGCGAGACGGGCGAGCAGGCGGACTCGACCGAACCCGCGGAGTCGGCCGAGCCCAAGGGCGACACCTCCGAGGGAGCGACCGAGCAGAGCGAGACGGCGGACGGCACGAACCAGAAGGGCGAAGCGGGCGAGCAGGAGGACAGCACCGCCCAGGACGCCACTCCCGAAGGCTCCGCAGGGTAGGACGTCACCCCTCGGTGCCGGTCTGACGGTGAGACCGGCACCGGGAAAAAGCCCCGATCCTTCCACCGGCCGCCGGTCTTTCCCGGCGACCCTGGATCGAGCGGTGCACCCGGTGGCCGGATTGCGGCGCCGGGTGCACCCGCGCGGCGCATCACCGCGAACCCTCCGTGGCCGCGGAATGCTCCTGGCCGTCGCCGGGGGAACGTGCCAGACACCGCCGCCACAACGCGATCACTGTGAGAGCTCCAGCAGGCGCGACCAGGAGGGAACCGATCACGTCGCTCGGATAGTGCACCCCGAGATAGAGCCGGGCCAGTGCCTGCGCCGTCACCAGGACCACGCCCACGATCACCACCGGACGGAACCAGCGACTGCCGTAGGCGAGGACACCGAGGGCCATGACCATGGACACCGTGATGGACACGTGCCCGCTGGGATAGCTGTCGTGGCCGTACTGGAGAACGAGCTGGTGGTCGAGGGGCGGACGTGGCCGGGCCACCACCGCTTTGAAGATCGAATTGGCGCCCCAGCCCGCTGCGATCACCGAGGCCGTGACCACGGCGGTGCGGCCCCGTCCGACCGCGATCAGCACGGCCGCGAGCAACGCGATGAGGCAGATCGCCGCCATCGTGGAGAAGGCGAGGTCGAGCCCCCGGGCGATCACCGTCAGCCATGGCGTGCGGACGGTTTGCACCATCTCGTCGAGGCGGAGGTCGGTGCGTGTCCAGCCCGGTGCCCTGGAGAGTGTGCCCAGGGCGGCGGCGGGAACCAGCAGCAGGACGGGCAGGCGGAGCGCTCCGAAGATCGAGGGAGCGGACGCTCTCTCCCGGTGGCCGGCTGTCTGGGGCTGCTTCATGAGGTATCCCCGATCACAGGTCTCGCAGGACGGTCAACGGCGGGCGCCGGGCGGCTCGTACGGCCGCCGTCCCCGCGCCCGCGATCCCTAGAACGCCGACGGCGGCGACGCCACCGAGGTAGGTCCAGGGCACGGACAGCGCGCTCGGCGGCGGGTCGAAGACGCCGGTGAGGACGCTGACCAGCATCTGCGACAGCGCCCAGCCGCCCAGCCCTCCGAACAGGGCGGTCCCGGCCCCGACGAGAAGGACCTCTGTCCAGACGAAGGCGCCGAGCTGGCGGGAGCGCGCGCCCAGGACCGTGGCGAGGGCGAAGGTACGGCGCCGCTCGGTGAAGCCCATGATCAGTAGTAGTGCGGTCGCGGCGACGGCGAGTCCGAGGGCGAAGGTCAGCTCGATGGTGGTGAGGCCGCCGAGATCGACGGCGGTGAGGCTGGAGCCGATCACCCGCCGGGTGGTGTCCAGGTCGGTGATCTGCGGCTGTGGGCCGAGTGCGGAGCGGAGCCGGTCGGCGACCGTGTGGGCGGACGTGCCGTCGGTGGTGACCAGGAAGGCGCCGACGGTGTCGGAGCCGGTCTGCGCTGCCACGTAGGCGGCGTTGGCCACCAGGAAGCTGTCGCGCGGAGCGGTGGGGAACTCGGCGGCGATGCCGGCGTAGTGGAAGTCGACGTCGTGGAACTGCTTGGTGCGGCCGTCCTGGAGGCGGAGCCGGAGCAGATCGCCGATGTGCAGCTGGAAGTCGTGGACGGTCTCCTGACTCACCAGGATCGCGTCGGGCCGGCGGGCGAGCCGGTCGATCAGCTCGCGGGCGGTGCCCCCGATGAAGTAGGCGTCCTCCAGCCGGGTGGTGCGCGGCAGGGTCGCGGGGCGGATGCCGTACAGGTCCTGCAGGTCGGCGCCGACGTAGGCGAATCGGTGCTGGAGCGGCTCCACCGCCGCCACGCCCTGGACGGCGGCGATCTGACGTTCCTGCGACGGGGGGATCTGAGCGCCGGGCGATTCGCTGACGGTTACGTCGGCGCCGTTGGTGAGCTGCGCGTCGGCCAGCGCCTGCCGGCGGTAGGTGGCGTCGAAGGTGGCCGTGGAGGTAGCGAACATCACGGCCAGCGCCGCGATCGCCACCGTCCTGGTGACCAGCCGCCGCTGCCGAGACAGGGTGGCGGCGACGGTGCCGGCCAGACCGGAGGCGAGAGGCCGGGCAAGCCTCCTGATCAGGCCTCGCGAGCCGAGTGTCAGATAGGTGAGCCGCCAGATCAGCAGGCCAGAACCAGCCCACAGCAGCGCGGGGCCAGCGAACGCCCAGTAGTCGACCGAGATCTGCGGGACGCCTTCGGGCACCAGGACCAGCTGGTAGCCGCTCTGGCTGGTGACCAGGAACACCGCCGCCGAGCCGAGCAGGAGCCAGCCGTCCAGGCCGTACCTCATCCACCACGGCGACCGGGGTGCTCCGATGGTGCGGCGGGCGGAGGCGACGGTGATCGTGCGGGCGTCCCGCACCGCCGGGAGCAGGGTCGTCGCCCCCGCGATGAGCAGACCGGCGATGGCCGCGAGCGCTCCCCCGCCCGCCACCGTCACCGCCGTCGCGCCGAAGCCCGCCGAGCCGAAGGCGAGCAGGCCGATGGTCGCGGCCAGACCCAGCCCGGCGAGCACGCCGGCCACGCCGGCCACGATCGCCTCGGCCAGGGCCAGCCGGACCAGCGCGCGGGTGCTCGCTCCCCGGGTGCGGAGCAGGGCCTGGTCCGCGCGGCGCCGTACCGCTCCCGACCCCGTGATCGCGGCGGTGAGCAGGGCGGCGAGCATCGCGCCCGGCAGGCCGAGGAAGAGAAAGAGGATCTGGGCGTAGAGGGCGTCGGAGCGGGCGGCGTCCAGGGCCGCGCCGAGGTTGTCACCGACCAGTCCCGCACCGGCCAGCCACACCTCCAGATTGCGGGCCGCTCCGGTGACCTGCTCGTAGGCGGCCGCGGGATCGTTGGGCAGGCGGTGAGACAGCCGGGCGTGGAACTGCTGGCGGGGCGGCGCGCCATAGAGCTTCTCCAGCTGATCGGCCGGCAGCAGCAGCACGTTGTCCGGAGGGGCCTGGGGCTGGGCTCCCGGAGGGGCGCCCATCTTCTGGAACAGGGAGTCCGCTTCGGGCAGGTCGACGATGCCGTCCACTCGGACGGTGGCGTCGGGCTTCCCGGCACGGTGCAAGGTGATCGTGTCGCCCGGACCGGCGTGCAGGTTGGCGGCTGTCTGCTGGGCGAGCAGCGCTCCTTGCGGGAATCCGGTGAGGGGCCGCAGCTCACCGGGAAAGACCCCGGTGTAGTCGGCGGGCAGGCCGAGCACCTGTCCGGCACCGGTGGTGAGTACCTGGCCGCCCTGGCGGGATTCGAACCCGGTGACGGCTGCGAAGCCGACCGGGCGGACGGCCTCGATTCCGGGAGCGTGCTGGAGGGCTTGTGCCACAGCGGTGGGGTCGGCGCCGGGTTGGACCTCGATCTGCCAGTCCACCGGAACCCGCTGGACGGATCGTGCGGTCATGGTGGATTTGGCCGCCGAAAGGAAAACGCCCAGCGAGGCCAGCAGCGCGACGGCGACGGCGATGCCGGCCGCCGCCGCGATGAGCCGTCCGGTGCGGCGCGCCAGCAGGCCACGCAGCCAGATCAGGGGCCTTCACCCCGAGGTGTGGACATCTTGAGTGCCAGATCATAGAGATCTGGAGACCAAGGAGTTCCTCGTGGCCATGAAGGCCTACTCAGTTGAGTTCAAGACAGACGCCGTCGCGTTGTATCTGTCGGACCCGTCGCGGACGTACGCGTCGGTGGCCAAGGACCTGGGCGTCAACCGTGAGACGTTGCGCCTGTGGGTGCACCAGGCGCGGTCTGCCGGCACTGCTCCGAAGACGGGCTCGGTGAAGAGGCCGCCGACGGGATTGGTAACCTCCGGCAACGTGCTGGAAGAGGAGAACAAGCAGTTGCGGGCCCGGATCCGGGAACTGGAGCTGGAGCGCGAGATTTTGCGGCGGGCGGCCAAGTATTTCGCCGGGGAGACGAACTGGTGAGTCGCTTCCAGTTCGTTGCCGATCACCGTGACGCCTTCGGGGTGAAGCGACTGTGCCGAGTGCTGGAGGTCTCCCGGTCGGGGTTCTATCGGTGGGTGGCCGCCACACCGGCGAGGGCGGTGCGGACGGCGGCCGACGCTGCGCTCGCGGCGGAGATCAGGCAGATCCACGCCGACTTCGATGGCACCTACGGCAGCCCGCGGGTGACTGCCGAGCTGCGCGATGCGGGCCGGCGGGTCAATCACAAGCGGGTGGCGCGGATCATGCGGGTCTTCGGCATCGTCGGGCTGCATCTGCGTAAGAGGGTCCGCACCACGGTGCCCGAGCCCTCCCATCAGAAGATGCCCGACCTGATCAAGCGGGACTTCACCGCGGCCGCGCCGAACCAGCGGTACGTGGGCGACATCACCTATCTGCCCGTCGGTGAGGGACAGTTCTTGTATCTCGCGACGGTGCTGGACCTGCATTCACGTCGCCTGGCTGGTTGGTCGATCGCCGATCACATGCGCACCGAGCTGGTGACCGACGCGCTGCGGGCAGCCGCCGCCACGCGGGGTGGTGACCTGGCCGGGGCGGTCTTTCACTCCGATCACGGGGCGCAATACACCTCCGCCGACTTCGCCGCCGTGTGCAAGGAGTTCGGTGTTCGCCAGTCGATGGGCGCCGTCGGGACAAGCGCGGACAACGCTGCCGCCGAGGCGTTCAACGCCACTCTCAAACGCGAGACGCTGCAGGGCGCCAAACGCTGGTCCTCGGCCCGCCAGGCTCGCCTGGAGGTCTTCAAGTGGATCACTCGCTACAACACCCGAAGGAGGCACTCCAGCCTGAACTACCTCAGCCCGATCACCTACGAGCAGCGGTCCGATAGGGTCCTGCTCGCCGCATGACAGCTGGTGTCCACATTTTGGGGCCAAGGCCCCTTTCCCTGCACCTCGATCACTTGGCGGGTCTTGTCGAGTTCGGCGCGCAGCCGCTCAACCTCGCCCTCCAGCGTGTCGATCTTCTTATCGCGTGGATCGGCCTTGGGGCGGCCGACCGGCCGGGCCAGAGCCTCGCTCGCGCCATGGTCTCGGGCTGTCTTCCAACTGGAGATCAACGACGAGTACAGGCCTTCCCGGCGCATCAGCGCGCCCTTGCCGGCCTTGTCGAGCTGGTCGTACTCCGCCAGGATCCGGGCCTTGTAGGCCGCGGTGTATCGGCGGACCGCAGCCCGCTCACGCACCTGCGGGTCAGGGATTTGCGGATCCAGCTTGCTTGCTTCCACGAAGGGATGTCTCCTTCCCCGCCCTCGATACAGAGTTTTATGCCTACTTGCTACCTCTGTCCATTTTGGCAGGGAGGGGACACCGCCTGGTCGTCGAAGCGTTCGAGGTGCGGCGGCAGGTGGGCGCCGGCGGCCTCGCCCTGGTCCCGGGAAAGGGCCCGTGCGGGCGGGTATCTGCTCGGCCAGGTCCTCATGGGTGAGGGCTTCGGCCAGCACGCACACCAGTTTGTGTTCGATGGCGCTCTGCAGCAGGCATCCCCAGCCGGTGGACGCTGGCAAAAGGAGCGAGAGCTGCCGCCGGTCGGCGCAGCGTGGGCCGGGCCGACACAGCAGGGTCAAACCAGCACGTGCCGCTGACTCATCGGCGGCGCGGCTGTCGCCGGGTACGGGGGCGGGCCTCAGGCGGGGCTCGACGGTCACCGGATCACCGTCAGCAGCGTGTCGAGCTGCTCGGCGATGGCCCGCGGGTCTCCTCCGGCTTGGATCCGGTAGCAGGGCACCTGCTCGGCCAAAGCGGCGACGGCAGCATCTACGCGCTGCGGGCCGCCAGGGGCGGGAAACAACCAGTGGTTGATGCGGGAGCTGACGCCACCGGTGAGATCGCGCATGAACAAGCGGGTCGCTGCCAGAGTATGCGCGACCTCGTGCGGTGAGACGGCAGTGGCGCGCGCGCCAGTACGAGCGGGGTCCAGATGCGGCCACACCATCAGGTGCGGGCGGCAAGAGGCGGCGAGAGCTCCACCGTGCAGCAGCCGCGGAAAGTCCTGCGGCGGGATGCTGACCTTGTCGGGCCAGCGCCACAACTGCTCGGCGGTCAGGTTTTGGGCCGGGGCGGGGATGAGGTCGGCCAGTTCGGGGATGGCGCTGAGCATACCGACGCCGGCGCGTATCCGGTCGGGCCAGGGGTAGGCGGTGAGCTGGGTATTGCCGGGCTGGATGAGCAGGCGATCATTGGTGACGTAGTCGGCGCCCAGGTGCCGCAGCGCCGCCAGCAGTGTGGTGCTCTTCCCGGCGCCGCGGGGCCCGCAGATGATCACACCCTTTCCGGTGATGGACAGGGCGGCGGCGTGCGCGTACACCGCACCATCCGCCAGGAGTTGCCCGGTCATGGCTTGGCGGGTCAGCCGGTGACACCAGAAAGAGGCCGCCTGCGGGCTCGCGCAGTAGACGGCCACCTCGCCGAGGTCAGCGGATGCGCAGATGAGCGTCATCTGATCTTCGACCCAGTACAGGGTGGCCGTGCTCGCCGGGCAGGACGGCGGCGTTCAGGTTCGGGCCGATCCCCCGGCGCGGGGCTGCAGAAAACAGTGCGTTCAGCCGTGTGGTATTCAGCTGCGGTGCGTGGTGCACGCTCAGCTGCCGGGCTGCGGGTGGGCGCGGCCGCGGGCGCGCGTAGCACCACAGCAGGTCGCGGGCGTATGCGGCGGCCGCAGCGACATTGGTGGTCAACCGCACAGAGGCGTCGGCTTGGATGAAGGTGTCGCTGATGGGGGCTGCGCCGCTGGCGGGGTACAGATCGGCGGTGAGGTAGCTCAGAGGCGTCGGCTCGCTCACGGGTGACTCTCCTGGAGCGGCTGGGTCGCCGTCGGCCCGAGCACGAGCTCGGGCTTCGGACCGACGGCGGGCGCGGGCTCAGTGAGGGTAAGACGTTGAGGTAGCGGAGCGTTTGGAAAGGCGTGCGCGGCTGCCCGCTGCAAGAGCGCGATGCCTTCGCATGTCGCGTGGAGGTGCCAGGCCGCCAGGTCGCCAGCGGTGAGGTGCTCGGCGAGCCAGGGCTGTGAATCGGCGTCGACTGGCTCACCCCACCAAGATGGCCGATCGGTGGGGCTGGCGGGCTGCGGGTTCTGTGTCCGGACTCCGGTGAGAGCCGGGACAGCTGCGCCGCCCACATGCCCTGACAGTACTGCTGCTCCTCGATACGGGCCTGGTCGTGCTGCTCTACTGCGGTCGCGAGCCGTTGACGCAGCTCGGCCGCCACCCGATCGACCTCGGCGCGCACCTGGGCGAGCTCGGCGGCGGCCTCGGCGCGGACGGCGGCGGTCTCCTGCCGGACCGCGGTCAGGGTCGTCTGGGCCCCAGCATGTGTTCATCCCCCGCTGGTGGGCCACCCCACCCGGCGCGGCCCGGGGACAGTGGGAGCTACGCGATAAGACCCCGGAAAGCTATTTGGCCGGGCTCCACCTGCGAGGCGCAATCTTATGGATCCGAAGCCTGCGGCCCACCTAAGATCCGAACTTCGAACAGGCCCTAATGATGCGCCTTCACCTTAAGATCTGACCGCCTCTTGCCAGTGAGCCTCAATGGAATTACGGTCGGGACCGTTAACTAGCATGGAGGCATCGTGAGACTTCGTCTGGCGGCCGTGGCCGCCGCCCTCTTACTCATTCCCACTCCCGCCCTGGCCGAGCAGACCGCCGCAGCGGCTCCTCCGGCCGGCTGCGGCTTTCAGATCCTCGGGCCAATGCCGCTCGTCGGCGCCACGACCGCGGGCACCGCACTCGACGCCGATTATCCGGACGGTCCGCGCGTCTACTC
It includes:
- a CDS encoding ISAs1 family transposase; translation: MPSFPINVLARHLEHVPAFDPSTDLPALAEVLGTLPDPRSHRGRRYRLGPLLALTLLAVLSGATSIAAINRSIHGYDPDILSRAGLPGTVRLAASTLRRLLARLDGDAFDTATGTYLATLAADGPPATDHPESRPPLTGLAIDGKTLRGSRTANGTVHLLAALRHDTQTVVAQRQVTAKSNEIPAVAPLLSGLDLSDVVVTADALHTQHAHARQIIDSGGHYLFIVKGNQPTLHRRLKALPWRHALLNDRTDTRGHGRREIRRLKICTVRPGLPFPHAAQAIQVKRRRTDRRTGKTTIVTIYAITSLPPGRVTHAHLATLIRGHWSIEALHHIRDVTYREDASRVRTGTAPRVMASLRNLAIGLARLIGWTNIAAAIDHYRSHPTDGLQLLGLTT
- a CDS encoding histidine kinase dimerization/phospho-acceptor domain-containing protein, yielding MPIRIRLLLAYLLATILLAAGGEVVFERQMQTGLIASMDAALESRAEEVTQIVSENGAALDFQDEPERISSSRATFTQVFTPGGALAVASESIGGRPLLTPAELDTARRAPGHLTRDLNGEPLRLLTQTVARSSGVWVVLVGGSLEPATAALARVRQDLAVGATGLALLGAAGVWLLAGTALRPVERMRRTASDMHVRDPAARLDVPRTRDEIAALALTFNDLLARLQSSLWRQRRFVAEAGHELRSPLAVLQAELDLATRPGRSRAELTLAVAGAAEETRRLTRLADNLLLLAQNDEDAPLTRLQRLPLAPVHLKERLQQERERRTAAEPPAEPPQ
- a CDS encoding response regulator transcription factor codes for the protein MRLLVVEDNAQMAVLLRRGLTEEGYAVDVATHSEDALWRATEHDYDAIVLDVMLPGFDGFEVCRRLRAAERWAPVLMLTALDAVADRVQGLDAGADDYLAKPFSFPELAARIRALIRRGAHERPAVLQVGDLRLDPASRRAWRGETEIELAAKEFAVLELFLRHPGVVLSRTQILEHVWDFAYDNVSNVVDQYVGLLRRKIDRPFARADLETVRGAGYRLRDPCGS
- a CDS encoding phosphatase PAP2 family protein: MKQPQTAGHRERASAPSIFGALRLPVLLLVPAAALGTLSRAPGWTRTDLRLDEMVQTVRTPWLTVIARGLDLAFSTMAAICLIALLAAVLIAVGRGRTAVVTASVIAAGWGANSIFKAVVARPRPPLDHQLVLQYGHDSYPSGHVSITVSMVMALGVLAYGSRWFRPVVIVGVVLVTAQALARLYLGVHYPSDVIGSLLVAPAGALTVIALWRRCLARSPGDGQEHSAATEGSR
- a CDS encoding FtsX-like permease family protein, whose protein sequence is MIWLRGLLARRTGRLIAAAAGIAVAVALLASLGVFLSAAKSTMTARSVQRVPVDWQIEVQPGADPTAVAQALQHAPGIEAVRPVGFAAVTGFESRQGGQVLTTGAGQVLGLPADYTGVFPGELRPLTGFPQGALLAQQTAANLHAGPGDTITLHRAGKPDATVRVDGIVDLPEADSLFQKMGAPPGAQPQAPPDNVLLLPADQLEKLYGAPPRQQFHARLSHRLPNDPAAAYEQVTGAARNLEVWLAGAGLVGDNLGAALDAARSDALYAQILFLFLGLPGAMLAALLTAAITGSGAVRRRADQALLRTRGASTRALVRLALAEAIVAGVAGVLAGLGLAATIGLLAFGSAGFGATAVTVAGGGALAAIAGLLIAGATTLLPAVRDARTITVASARRTIGAPRSPWWMRYGLDGWLLLGSAAVFLVTSQSGYQLVLVPEGVPQISVDYWAFAGPALLWAGSGLLIWRLTYLTLGSRGLIRRLARPLASGLAGTVAATLSRQRRLVTRTVAIAALAVMFATSTATFDATYRRQALADAQLTNGADVTVSESPGAQIPPSQERQIAAVQGVAAVEPLQHRFAYVGADLQDLYGIRPATLPRTTRLEDAYFIGGTARELIDRLARRPDAILVSQETVHDFQLHIGDLLRLRLQDGRTKQFHDVDFHYAGIAAEFPTAPRDSFLVANAAYVAAQTGSDTVGAFLVTTDGTSAHTVADRLRSALGPQPQITDLDTTRRVIGSSLTAVDLGGLTTIELTFALGLAVAATALLLIMGFTERRRTFALATVLGARSRQLGAFVWTEVLLVGAGTALFGGLGGWALSQMLVSVLTGVFDPPPSALSVPWTYLGGVAAVGVLGIAGAGTAAVRAARRPPLTVLRDL